TAAATTCTTTTTTCAATCTCAGGATGCTTGGACAATTACTCGTAATACAATTGGATTGAATGCATTATTTATTGTTGCTGGGTTGGTTGTTTCAGTTGCATTCGCAATCTTACTTAATGAAATAAGCAAGAGAGTATTTGTAAAGACATACCAGACAGCAATGTTCTTTCCATATTTTCTATCATGGGTAGTTGTAGGTTATATGCTCTATGCGGTACTTAATGACCGCCTTGGTATATTGAATCAAGTACTAGAAATATTTGGTATGGAACCTGTCAGTTGGTACTCCAATCCCCAGTATTGGCCAGTTATCCTATTAATAGTGTATTTATGGAAAAATGTTGGGTATTTATCTGTAATCTATTATGCTGGTATCATGGGAATAGATAATGCTCTAATTGAAGCTGCCATTGTTGATGGTGCAAACAAATTTCAGGTCATCAAATCTATTATACTACCTATGTTGGTTCCTATTATAACTGTTATGACATTATTACAGATAGGAAGGATCTTCTATGCCGATTTTGGAATGTTTTATTATTTACCTAATGATGTAGGTGCTTTATATCCTACTACACAAGTTATAGATACATATGTTTATCGTGCATTAAGGGTTACTGGACAGGTAGGAATGGCTACTGCCGCAGGATTTTTCCAAGCTGTAGTAGGCTTGTGTATGGTATTAACCTCTAATTTTATAGTAAAAAAATATAATAAGGATAATGCAATTTTCTAGTAGAGAATATGGAAAGAGAGGAGAGTTTATGAACAAAAGGCTTAATCAACCTGGTCCGTTATTGACAAGTATAATTCATACCATATTTATCTTGTTCACTGTATTATGCATATTACCTGTACTATTGGTAATATCTATATCTCTTTCATCTGAATCTGATATAATAAATAATGGTTTCAGGTTAATACCTTCTAAAATATCTTTTGATGCGTTTAAAGTAGTATTCAGTAATCCTATGCAAATATTGAATTCCTATCTTATAACTATTTTAGTTGCTGGTTTAGGAATAATTTTTGGATTGCTGATTAATTCCATGATAGCATATGCCTTATCAAGAAAGGATTATCCTTATAGGAAACAATTATCTTTTTTTGTTATATTCACTATGTTGTTCAATGGTGGACTTGTACCTTGGTATTTAGTCATCAGCAAGCTTAATCTTCCCAATACAATATGGGTATTGATATTACCTTATCTTGCAAATGCTTGGTACATAATAATACTAAGGACATTTTTCAAGACAATACCTATAGCTATTATAGAATCAGCTAAAATAGATGGTTCCAATGAATTCAAAACATTTATAAAAATTATTCTGCCTTTATCCAAACCAGGATTAGCTACAGTTGGATTATTTATTCTATTGATGTATTGGAATGACTGGTGGCTGGCAATGTTATATATAGACCAAGAGAAACTAATTCCGCTTCAATATCTGCTTTCGAGAATGATGTCAAATATTGAGTTCCTGTCAAAGAATATGTATATGGCTCCTGGTACATTGGATTTAAGTAATTTCCCTAATGAGACTGCTAGAATGGCTATGTGTATTCTGGCGGCAGGTCCTATGTTGTTTGTTTTTCCTTTCTTTCAAAAATATTTTGTTAGAGGGTTGACTATAGGTTCAATAAAAGGATAGATTAAAATAAGAGGAGGAAAGAAAATGAAAAGAATAAAAGGTATATTAAGTATATTACTTATTGTCATTTTGGTATTTGGTTTTGCAGGGTGCAGCAAAGATAATAATAGTGATTCTGGTGCTGATACATCAAAAGGGGCATCGACAGATGAAGGAAATAAAGAATTAGAGCATGTTAATCTGACCTGGTATTATCCAGGAAGTTATCCTTTCAAGGATCAAGAACTTGTATTTGCAGAGGCTAATAAGATAATTAAGGAAAAAATCAACGCCACTGTTGAATTCAAGGCGCTTCCATGGGGGGAATATGAAGATAAGATGAGAGTTGTTATGGGAGCAGATGAAGATTATGATATAGCTTTTACATCCAACTGGTTTAACAATTATCATTCAAATGTTGCAATGGGGGCGTATTTACCATTGAATGACTTGTTGCCTAAGTATGCACCAACTCTCTATAAATCTGTACCTGAAAAATTCTGGGAAGCTACTAAAGTAGATGGGCAGATATATGGTCTTGTCAATTACCAAATCTCTGCAAGAACAGCTGCTCTTAATATGAAAAAAGAAAATGTTGAGAAATTAGGTATAGCAAAAGATACAGTGTTTGATAGTATAGATGATTTAGAACCTTATCTTGAGAAGGCAAAGGGAATATTCCCACCTGATATGATACCTATTTTATCTGAATGGAGAATGTCATTACAAGAAGCCGTTGGACAGGAATGGATTGCAGGAGCTTCTATACCAGGTGCAATATACCTTAATGATAAAAATGCTAAGGTATT
The window above is part of the Vallitalea guaymasensis genome. Proteins encoded here:
- a CDS encoding carbohydrate ABC transporter permease, whose product is MNKRLNQPGPLLTSIIHTIFILFTVLCILPVLLVISISLSSESDIINNGFRLIPSKISFDAFKVVFSNPMQILNSYLITILVAGLGIIFGLLINSMIAYALSRKDYPYRKQLSFFVIFTMLFNGGLVPWYLVISKLNLPNTIWVLILPYLANAWYIIILRTFFKTIPIAIIESAKIDGSNEFKTFIKIILPLSKPGLATVGLFILLMYWNDWWLAMLYIDQEKLIPLQYLLSRMMSNIEFLSKNMYMAPGTLDLSNFPNETARMAMCILAAGPMLFVFPFFQKYFVRGLTIGSIKG
- a CDS encoding ABC transporter permease — encoded protein: MKTGLTLKKRNRIKVFKKSYQLTLMSLPAIILFIIFNYVPMFGIILAFKKLKFNLGFFKSPWVGLDNFKFFFQSQDAWTITRNTIGLNALFIVAGLVVSVAFAILLNEISKRVFVKTYQTAMFFPYFLSWVVVGYMLYAVLNDRLGILNQVLEIFGMEPVSWYSNPQYWPVILLIVYLWKNVGYLSVIYYAGIMGIDNALIEAAIVDGANKFQVIKSIILPMLVPIITVMTLLQIGRIFYADFGMFYYLPNDVGALYPTTQVIDTYVYRALRVTGQVGMATAAGFFQAVVGLCMVLTSNFIVKKYNKDNAIF
- a CDS encoding ABC transporter substrate-binding protein, coding for MKRIKGILSILLIVILVFGFAGCSKDNNSDSGADTSKGASTDEGNKELEHVNLTWYYPGSYPFKDQELVFAEANKIIKEKINATVEFKALPWGEYEDKMRVVMGADEDYDIAFTSNWFNNYHSNVAMGAYLPLNDLLPKYAPTLYKSVPEKFWEATKVDGQIYGLVNYQISARTAALNMKKENVEKLGIAKDTVFDSIDDLEPYLEKAKGIFPPDMIPILSEWRMSLQEAVGQEWIAGASIPGAIYLNDKNAKVFNQFKSEEFKKHVERNKIWVEKGYLGGDALFSAKDTGTFVNQGKVIFSVGGTWKPGVDEEETARRGYEFWVKPLSDAYVTTGGIIATMHAINSNSKNPERAMMLMELMNTDVELYNIIAYGIEGTHYNKLEDGTVEVIPDAGYNPGTLWLHASTFNAHIMKGMPLDVWEQTKKINLEAQASPLLGFSFNPESVSAEMAQCESVVNEFIKSFDFGVGDVDSLYEKFVEKLDKAGAQTITDEIQRQIDEWMGK